CGAATTTTAGCTTTGATGAACTCAAAACACATGTTTGAAAATACGAAAATCTCAAACGTAGAATCAAAAcgttttgtgatttttaagGATGATCGATCACGTACGTAATGTATGCTTCATTAGTTCATATAACTTATGATTAGTAGTACGTCGTTCGAATATAGATCAGTCATTATCATTAGATAAGCCATCTTTCTACAAAAATAAAGTGGCTATattgaaaaagtaattaaaaagacAGTTGAACAACATTTTATGCAAAGTGTGTTACGATCCGTACaataatcaattaataaaACGCTAAGACTTGGTCTTCTTAAATACTAGTGATTAGAAAACGACATTAGTGGAGTGGATGTTGAACTTGAATTCTCGAATTCAATTGAGCCTAAACGTTGACTTTTGACTTTTCCAGTCATTGGTTTCCTTTTCGATTTcctaatacttttttttgtgtcccCTTGTCTCTAGTCTTTGTTGTATTCATAATTATCTCATATAGTAAAAATGAATGTAACACTACTCGATAATgcatctactttttttttaattgattatatGTCTATATTAGAAGATGGAACATTTCGgatttttaaatatcattttcgGAAACATAAAGCTTAACACTTTTGGGAACAAAATTTCCGAACTTTTGAGAATAGCTAATTGCCGTCGATGGTTACAAGAGTGGAGAAACGTGAGATAGGTGGACCTGAACGGTCAGGGCATTATGTAAGTgatttttcattgttttgacGAAATTATGGATAAGTAAACATTACGATTATGAAAATTAATCATATCTCAGAGTTGTCATTTACCTATTGTACATAAATATTACCTAACGAAATACCTGCTCTAAACGTCGAAACATTCATTATTTTAGTGTCACACTCAACTAGAAAATAGAATTGACATGAGTAATGAGTTTTTCAAAGTCATATacttttcatgtttttgttatataatttaaatttggaCTAGAACTGAATACTTCTAAGTTTTGACGATAGAGCATTACATCTACTTGTGAAACTAAATGTATCACACGACATGTAGAtgattgaaaaagaagagaaattatgATTCATAAGAAACAtttatttagcaaaaaaacaattataatatGTTCTTTTCCCCCTAAGTAAAGAGAATTATTAGCTTAAACTATTTTGGTACTGAGAGTGAAGGATTTGAAAAAGGTTATTGAAATATTAGGTTATCTATGCTATTTTTAACTAGCAAATATCGAAAtacttttattatattatatttgtcGTCAAATcgacaaaattaaaactagCAAAATTGTAGGTGAAATGTCAAAGAGAAAGTGACAACCGTGCACCTTTTTTACTTGTACAAGTGTCTCCACAATTTACCTATCAATTAGCGTCTCGtagtatttttgaattttaaactATGATAAGTTTTTCCCATTAAATTCAAAGTTTTCTACAaataatttctatttattttataatagtAAACTCTTAAACGTCTAATTGACTTATCAAACACCACTAGACGTTAGGTGTACTAGAAATGCCACACAAAACTTCGATTAGTGCTTAGCATTTTTGAACTTCCTCCATGAAAAAACGAAAAGCGAATATAATAAGAAGGTTTTTTGGCTCCCTAATTTCCAAGAAATAGTGTTGTTGAACTGTACTCACTTGAACTCTTTTGGTAAAAGAATTATGGTTTAAGCCTTTAAGGTTACTTCTTCAATTGTTATACTTACAAAAACACGCAAACGAATATGGTTAGTGGGTTCGACCTCTCATCACATAGTGATGAAATCcgttaaaaaattaaagaaaccaTAAACCAAAGTCACCAAACActcaaaattctaaaattacAAAGCAAATACATAAAATGACATAGGGCTTGGGTCATCAAAGACAGGGGGAATGAAGAGCACGTGATATGCAGTCTCATGCACGACTTTGCTGATCCTAATGGTCAAATACGGTGTCATTTGCTTCCACGTCTCTTAATTACATTTTATGTTTCTAACACTAAAAAGTAAGAATGCAATCATATGGTTTAAAGCCGTGTACGTACAGACAAATTGCTCGAAATAGCCAAACTCGATTCACTcgtaatatatatgtttttccaAGTTCAAACAATGGTTAGATAATAGAAATGTTTAGATCCAAtcattgtgtttttatttttgtgagtATATTTATTCTTAAGATTCTTTTTCGACGTCTAGAGATATGGTTATTTGTTAGTGTCTAGACTTATCTAATCTTAAATAGAAAAGCTAAAGAAAGTGAAGTCATTGCTTTGAAAGACGTTGACTGTTCACAAAAACAACTAGTCTTCGTTGACTTtgaatcaacaacaataatgTAGCTCCAAAGAAAGGAGTATATCTAATTCAAACCCTTatttaaacaagaaagaaagaattcgTAAGCTTTTCTATGGAGGTTATTTGTATTAATGAAccaaaaagttatataaaaagGGTTATAGAGAGAGGCGCGCAAAATGAAGACTTCTGTTAACTATTCTTTGGCTTCTTGTATATGCGTATTAATATATGATTCGTTATAATTCACCAAGAAAGATTTCTTTTGACGAGTAGAAAGAGTTGGAAGTATATGCATAATGTCTACATAACTTTATACATTTGACCtctattttatctttatttttaatattcctCGGTAGGACTTCTACGcacataaacttttaaaacctAATCAGATTGCATTTATATATACCTCAATTTCTGATATTGTCTATGGACATGGTGAcagtttaaatttgttatgtaCTACATGATATGGTGTTATGGTGATGATCATGTCCACTATGAGATATCTACGAAGATATATGTACGTATGTTTTCcaacatattttctattttatttttacgtTTAGTCAAGACCATATTCATAGCGTCAATCTCCATGTGAATTCTAATAATGTAGACTCTTAAGAATAAACTATTCATTGTCTTAACCAAATGTATGTTTACAAGACGAAAAAAAcacaaggaaagaaaaaggaaagaatgaAAGCCAAAACATAGTGTGGTAGATAGGATTAGAGagaaatatatagttaaatgCTCCTTTATAGAAACCACTTTTAGTTCAATAGCTCTCTAgctatatttaatttttagttgaaattgtcaaacctttctttttcatatacatcaaaatattttaacaatttaTACCCATTAAAGTCTTCTAATAAGATTATGACCCTTCCAAACTTTTCAGTATCTCCCTCTTGAATTCTTTCAAATTAGTTTAGTATTTCACATTTTAGAGAGACTATAATCTCAAATTACATACCATAGTTGATACTTTGGTTCGAcaagtaatttaataatattaagaacGATTGTTGCTGGTAGCTAGTAAATTGGTCATATCTATTTGGTTGATAgatcatatattaaaatttgatctCAGATCATCGaccatcatacacataatttGTAGTATAATTCATCTTTTATGTCCATTTTCTGCCATTGCGGGTTACTCAAATAAAGTTGGGAATTAATTGCAAATTTTTTCCTCTAATACAATTAGAAacgatgacaaaaaaaaaggtatatatataatttctaaCAACGGAGCATACGcctaaaatatccaaaatatgcTTCATGAACCTTAATATAATTAAGGGTAACGAAAAACAGTTTCGATTGGAGGGTCAAATAGTGTTTCCAAGATTTAACTCCATAAATCAACATCCAGTTTgggtaaaataattttgtcttGTGTAAAAATTTTCCTAgctaaaacattaaatcaCACTGAAGTAGACTATCTTGggattattttttagttttttgatAACCACTACattgatattttcaaattgaaTATACAAAGGACAGTCTTCTACATATGGTTTGAATGCAAATCTATGAATCTTCATATGGTAGGTATATTATACCTCAATAAAAGATATTGATCTTAAACTGATATGTTAGAAATCCAACGTTATAAAGTACAGGACGTATAATTTGGTACATTAAAAGAGATTAGTTACTCAATTTATAACCAATCGGAAATATGGTATCATAATTCCATTGATTTTACTGACCAAACATTACCAATggacatttttattttttccaagtGATATCGCTccaaaatgatttaattaagACCTTAATAGAATATTCAGAACAAAAAACCATCCAAGTATTAAAGTAAAGTTGAATGGACTTGTATTTATAAGACTTGATCACCCAAAGTCCACATATAACCTAACACCTAAGTTTGAAGAACcaaatctcttcctcttcttctctttctcctcttcttcaatgGATGATCATGTTGAGCACAATTATAACACATCTTTAGAAGAAGTACACTTCAAGAGCTTAAGTGATTGCTTACAAAGCTCATTAGTAATGGATTATAACTCACTAGAGAAGGTCTTCAAATTCTCACCTTATAGTTCCCCTTTTCAATCGGTTTCACCGTCAGTAAACAACCCTTACTTAAATCTCACTTCGAATTCTCCGGTGGTCTCATCTTCCTCCAATGAAGGCGAGCCTAAAGAGAACACCAACGATAAGAGTGACCAAATGGAGGATAACGAAGGCGACCTACATGGTGTTGGTGAAAGCTCCAAGCAACTGTGAGTTTTTTTCAAccttttacttttctttcgGAGTTCCtcacatatttttgttctttatggACTAGATGtcctgaaacaaaatttagactATATAATTAACGTGAAGCTTATAAAAATCAACAATCACTTGCCAACATAGAACGTGGAAACCCTTGAGATTGATATGCTTTAGATGGATGGGTATGGTCAGGACAAAACAAGGTaaaaagaaaggagagaagaaagagagagaagttaGGGTTGCATTTATGACCAAAAGCGAGATTGATCATCTTGAAGATGGTTATAGATGGCGAAAATATGGACAAAAAGCAGTGAAGAACAGCCCTTATCCAAGGTTCATTTATTCACTACACTCTATTCAAATCCACACATTTATAAGTTacagatatatatatcataatggttttgtaagaaaataaagtgtATATTATCATAATatcataatttgtttatgCGTTTTCAGGAGTTACTATAGGTGCACAACACAGAAGTGTAACGTGAAGAAACGTGTAGAGAGATCGTTTCAAGATCCGTCGATCGTAATTACAACCTACGAAGGAAAACACAACCATCCGATCCCATCGACGTTGAGAGGAACCGTGGCAGCTGAACATCTACTAGTCCACCGTGGTGGTGGAGGCAGTTTACTCCATAGCTTCCCTCGTCACCATCAAGATTTTCTCATGATGAAACATTCTCCGGCCAATTATCAATCGGTGGGATCTCTGTCGTACGAACATGGCCATGGGACCTCTAGttacaattttaataataatcaacCAGTTGTTGACTATGGTCTTCTTCAGGACATTGTTCCTTCAATGTTCTCCAAGAACGAGTCTTGAGAGAGGGGTATGTACGTACTATAGATCGTATCGTTATGGTTGCATTATATAAGCATAAATCATTTGTACTATATGTATGTAAGTAGATTCTTAGGTAATGTATTTATTCATATCTATACATGCatgttaatttatatatatttcactGACACACTGGCACTGCTACTAATCATTTGTAATCTTGATTATTAAAAGAGTTAATTAGagtattttacattttgtcCTCTTCCAAATCAGagtattttttgtataattggGTATATGATGTGgtatcttaatttatttggGGGCAGACAAgttatatattgataaaagtAACCATCACACTTCAAACGAGGAGAAGTTTAGAGAAGACAATGATGTGGTTATTTTACATAGCGATATTggaaccaaaagaaagaaaaggtgGAAAGCTGAGGATGATTTCACTTTGATTTACTTACATCTGTtattgttcaaaaaaaaaaaaaaaaattgctaaCTATATCAAccttatcaaagaaaaaaaaactgatgtCTTAATTTTCCTTTAGATAAAAGTCTCCGCTTTTTTTGTTGCGGAAATTGTTGACTATATTTAACGACAACGACTTGCTCCATAATCAGTTCCCTCGATCCAAGTTTTTCCTATATGACGGTAAATATTCTCTGTCATTTTATCCGATTAAAAATTATCATAACTAACGTACAGTATACAGAAACACATGCCCAGCCTAATGAAGCCCATGTGTTTTAGGGGGTTTAAGCAAGTAGAGTAGTAGTagtacaaacaaacaaacaaactgcTTATGAGAACTTTGATTGCTCACACATGGGCTTCATTAGGTTTGGGCTTGTGTTTATTGTAGTCTCTAACAAGAGAAACATTGATAACCGAAACTTAACCTACAAATCTGGTATCGAGCTTTTTAAAGGAcacttaaaaagaaagaaaaagaaaaacttgtgaCACCATAATTTTCTAGATTCAACTCAGCCGTTGGTAAAGCTAGAAAAGTAGAAAAGAGACAGAGATTTAGGTAAAGATTCATATGAGCCATGTTACATATCTGCAATAATTAATTGTTTGAAGataaataacataaacatGAAAGACCCTAATCATATATGCTATTTCCCTAATTGTAAATAGTGAGTGTACTACTTCCATAATTATGTTTCATAAACGTACTAAATACCAACTTATCTCTTTATTATAAACCATCACCATGAGACAAAGAAGCTATTCAGTAAAACAATAGACTTCACTTCAGTCTACCTCCAAAGCTTCAACCAcattcttttgatttcccTTGAATGCAGGACCCAATTCTTTCATCTCAGGTGTAATAGCAAGTTTCTGAAATATAAGAGAATCACATGAAGGACAAGTTATATAGATAGAGGTGGAAATGTCGAGTAGCTCAAATTACCTCTACTTCTATAGGCTCTGCAAGTTTCTCTTGAGCCACAAGAGCATGGCCACTTTTTTCCTGCCATACAACAAAGAGTCCACAATCTACTTAAGTAAATATAAATAGGAACACCTACATATATCTAGTTGTAAAAGGTGAGTTTCTTACGGAGTGAGCACGTAAGTCGTAATCAGACCTATCTGCAATTCCAACACATTCAATCCAACCATATGAACACTCAATTTCAGCATCCCAACAATCGGTTGCATAGTGTGCCATTTCATTTGCAAGATGATGACGGAAGCGCAGGCGTTCCTTGTCTATTCCAAGACGGATAAGGAAAAGATACACTCTCCCAATGAAGAATCCTAGAGTCTCACTGTTCACATGCCCTAATACATTTTCAGTTGTAGAGATCagtattagtttttttttcttatcaaaaaggAGGTAAGCGAATATGATTACAAATACACTGACCTTAGCAACAGCTTCGCCAAGGCAAAGTCTTTTTGCAAATTGGCCaggtttttcttgttcttctcttgGAAACATAAGGAGTTCAAGTTTTGCTACATCAGAGAACTTAGAATGTGACTTATGCTCAGGGTGAACAAAGTGCTCAATTTCTGCCAGAGTGAATTCACGAGTTCTAAGAAGCCCTTGACGTGGAGATATCTGCGTGAGAAACAAAGATCCcttaaaagaaagattcaGATAAACGTATACAATATATCAACTAGTAATATTGAAGGATATTCACCTCATTCCTAAAGACTCGACCAACTTGAGCCACGGCAAACGGAAGTTTTCTCCCattcaaattataataatcCTTGAAGTTGCAAAAACTGCCTTGAGCAGTTTCAGGACGCAAGTAACTGAAACACaccaacaaataaataaataaaactcaagaaagaaagaattattACATGGAAAAAGACTCACCCTATCAACGAACCACTTGCTCCAAAGGAAGTTTGAAACATCAAGTTGAAGGGGCGAGGAGGATGAGAAAGTGGATTCTTCGTGACTGGAGCTGTGGAGCAGTGATTCCATACTCCACCAAGCTCTTCAGCAGAAAGATCTTCCACATGAGCTATAACTTTATCCAATTCAGCAGCATTCTCAGCAGAGATGGTAGGATCTTTCTTTCGGTTTTCACAATAACTTTTGACCAAGTGGTCCGCACGGTGAAATGCTCCATCTACCTCATCCTTGACCATAAGATCAGTGAACTTTTTTACATGCCCAGATGCGTTGAAAACGGCCTCTGGTGTCAAAGCTGTACAAGCAACCTCCATCATGTCCTCTTCATCAACAAAACACTGTATatcaaagaaaattcaaaatcagcTCTTGTCTACCGAATTGTGCCAGAGATATAtgtgaatgaatgaatgaatccTCACCTTACGCCAGAGGCTAAGTATATTAAGTTCAACAGTACGACCATGAGGACCGAAATCGTAAAGTCCAGCGACGCCATGGTAGATATCGAAAGATTTATGGACGAACAAAAGCCGATCGAGAGTTTTGACCACTGCTTCCCGAAAATCCTCACGGTCCTTCTCGACCGCGGATTTCTCAGGCTTGGATTTGTTGGGAAGCTCAATCGCAGCGTTGGTCTCTGGTTTCGCTGCGTGGGAGTCCTCGAGAGTTCCGACGGCGAGTTCTTGATCTTCGACGGCCAAGGATTTCTCCCGAAGAAAAGATTGTTCGGGAGCGTCCATCGGGATCTGAATCGGAGCCAAAGTGGTTTGGAATCGTCAAGAAAAGTGTGAACTTGTCCGCTCACAATTTTGGTCTAGCTAGGGTTTTAATATGGGAAACTTCAGCAGGGTTTTGTTACTTTAGGATTTTTATTACAATGCGAAACTTGGTGCTCAAGCGatgagtttttaaaaaaaaatataaaatctctATTCGttcttaaacattttaattgtaatttcaattaaatatttttttaaatatatcttGCCTATAGTCTAttgtattaattatttgtatttaattatataaataacaatcataaaatcataaatattgATAATCTTACTTTCCTTCATAACTTGCCTAATTGTGTTACGTCCTCCAAGATCGAGATTTCTATCCGCCTGCATGGCTGCATTATCATAAAACTTGGATTTAACTAACCCATTATTcgatatcaaaaacttttgaatgTGCTTTCCTCTGGTTTAGTCCATCTCTGCATCTAAACTAAAACCTAAAATAGTCAGTATATATGCACGATGGCGCTACCAACTGCCCAAGGATGCGTCAACTCTTTGCTTCTCTAACTTGTAACTTTGTAATCCTTAGCAAACTGTAAAAACAATGATCcttcatacttttttttcttaatgcaaacacaaacaattCAGACCATAACTGGATGGACTGAAATTTGTGaccaaaatttagaaaattagcAGTAGAATGGACGAAAATATAACAGAgagtttatactttatagcCACTTCGTCTCCAAATCTGGTATCGAACTTTTTACGTGAcactaagaaacaaaacattaaaaatgaGTAGATTCAGCAACAATTAATTTAACactttggtttttaattcGGAAAAAAACAAGGAGCTAGCTACTCGTCTGCAGCAGCAGAAGAATGGTGAGGGAAGGTTGCCCAGACGTCTTGCCACGTCATTTTCCCCTCTGAGACTGAGCTCACAACGGAAGCTGCCTCCTTCAAGGTGACTCGGACTTGATCTTTGCTGTCTCTTTCTCTGATTGTCACTGATGTATCCGAGTCCACTGTTATTGCAAATGGCACTCCAAGCTCATCGGTTCTCGCATATCTCTTCCCTATCGATGTACCTGTtcacacacaaacacaacaaatctTTACTTGATTTGATCCATttcaatatttcaaaaaacttCAATTCTCAACTTGTTTTTACGTACCAGTGATGTCAATCTTATGGGAGATACCGACAGAGGCGAGTTCCTTGGAAATAACTTTGGCTACTTCCTCGAATTGTTGGTTCTGAACAAGCGGGAAAACCGTGCACTTGATGGGAGCTACAAGAGGAGGGAAACGGAACAAGTTCAACTGCTCATCCCCTGCTTTGCTTGGCCTTGTGCTGAAACAATGCTCATACAGACAATATATGATCCGACCAATCCCAAACGATGGTTCAATCACTGATGGAGTGAAAACCCGCTGgtgctctttcttcttctcctttgataTAGACACCATGTTTTTCTTGATGTTCACGCTTTTCTTTAGGGTACACACGTAAAACTCCACTTCCCCTTTGGATTCCAGGGTTGCTTTCATCTCCATAGcttcttcctcattcatcgcCTAACAAAACATTACACGAAGCATGATATTTATTCTAAACCATCAccatattattaaaaaaaaaagttattcaGTAAAACAGTTAAGAGTTCAACCTCCAAAGATTCAACCAcattcttttgatttcccTTGAATGCAAGACCCAGTTCTTTCTTCACAGGAGTTATCACAAGTTTCTGATATAAAAGATAACCATGTTAAGGACAAGTAATAAAGACAGAGATGAATGAATCTGTTCACTAAAATACCTCTACTTCTTTAGGTTCTGCAAATTTCTCTTCAGCCACAAGAGGAGTACCACTTTTGTCCTGTCGCGCAACAGTTGATCAACAATATACTTTAGTGAATTTAAACAGGAACACTTACGGGTTTTGATCATTAATTATCTAGCTGTAAAACGAAATGATGAAAATAGAAGTAAAAGGTGAGGTTCTTACAGAGTGAGCACGTAAGTCGTAAGCAGACCTATCTGCAATCCCAACACATTCAATCCACCCATATGAACTTTCAATTTCAGCATCCCAACAATCTGCTGCATAGTGGGCCATTTCATTTGCTAGATGCTGACGGAAGCGCAGCCGTTCCTTGTCAATGCCAAGACGAGTAAGGAAAAGATACACTCTCCCAATGAAGTATCCTAGAGTTTCATTGTTCACAGTACCCTATACGAATAGGATTTCAGTGTCAGGCATCAATAAGATATAAAAATGGGTGTGTGCGAGTTCTTAGTAGAATTAAGTAGGCGAATATGATTACAAATACTAACTTTAGCAACAGCTTCACCAAGGCAAAGTTTTTTGGCAGATTGGCCAGACATTTGTTCTTCCCTTGGGAACATAAGGAATTCCAATTTTGCTACGTCAGAGAACTTAGGATGTGACTTATTCTCAGGATCAACGAAGTGCTCAATCTCTGCCAGCGTGAATTCACGAACTCTAAGAAGCCCTTGTCGAGGAGATATCTGCGAGTAATATGCTACTTATTAAAACCCAGACATAATGCAGAAAAGAATTTCTTAAAGAAGATTGAGATGAAGACATCCCATACATCAAGCAAAGTAATACATTACCTCATTTCTAAAGGCTTGACCAATTTGAGCCGCGGCAAAAGGAAGTTTCTTCCCATTGTAATAGTACAAGTCCTtaaagttgacaaaaatacCTTGAGCAGTTTCAGGACGCATGTAACTGAAACACAAAAGAGGAGTAATTTGATAACAAACTCAGGAAAGAAAGTGGCTCAGAAATGATTATAACATGAAAAATACTCACCCAGGAATCAAACCAGATGGGCCAATGGATGTTTGAAACATCAAATTAAACGGGTAAGGATCAGAGAGTGGATTCTTCGTGTCTGGAGCAGTGATCCCATACTCCCTGATCTTGGCACCTAGCTGTTCAGGAGAAAAATCTTCCATAACAGCAAGAACATCCTTCAATTCAGCAGCTTTCTCAGCAGAGATGGTAAGATCTTTCTCCAGCTTCTCGGTACAATAATCCTTGAGCAAGTGGTCAGCACGGTAACATGTTCCAGTTTTCTCATCCTTAACCATAAGATCAGTGAACTTATCTACATGCCCAGATGCCTTGAGAACAACCTCTGGTGTCACACATGGACAATCAACTTCTAGCATGTTCTCCTCAAGAATGAAATGCTGCAAACGAAGCAAATCACTCCCGTATAAGAACAAGCCTAACACAATTTCTACTCTATGAATCATGTCAAATTTGACCCACATCAATCTGTATAATTCCAAACGTAACTCTACTCTATGAATCTTGTCACATTTGACTCAATTTCTACTCCATTCAATCACGTTTAGTAACAAATCTAACTCGGTTTATACAACCAAAATCTTGTCGAATTTAAATACAGAGAAATGTGAATAGTGTTGTTCCTTACTTGACGCCAAAAGCTGAGAACATTGGATTTAATAGCACAGCCAGGAGGACCATAATCAAAAAGTCCAGCGACGCCACTGTAGATCTTAAACGAAGGGATATAGAACAAACGCCGCTCGAGAGTATTGACAACAGCTTTTCGAAAAGCCTCACGGTTAAGCGAACCATTACCGGAGCTACTGATAATAGACTGAAGCTCCTTCTCGACGGTAGATTTCTCGAGCTTCAATTTGTTGAGTTGCTCAATGGCAGCATCGATTTCTGGTTTAGCTGCACGGGAAGCCTTGAGAGCTCGGACGGCGTTACCCTGAGCTTCGACGGATGAGGATTTCTCGGAAAGAGATTGACGGAGAGACTGCTCGGTGGCGTCCATCGGAATCTGGATCGGAGCGATGGAGATTGGGTTGCGAAGGATTGTGGTGGTTTGGAATTGACGAAGATTGAAGATTTGTTGTCTGCGATGAAAGACGAATGTAGAGAAGATGCGCATTCGACGAAGTGTTTGTTTCCACTTACTAGTGGCCCCCTTAGGGTTTAAGATGATAATGTGGAAACCTTTGGGCCCAAGGAGTGGGTTTGGTTGACGAAATGAAATCTAAACCCAATAAAGAGTAAAGACATTTAAATGTCATCACATCTACACGTTTGACGTTTCAACATGGATGCAAAATTTTCCAAATGCTTTAACACCAAACAAATATGTGAACATTGATGTTTGGTACCAACTTATCCCTCACCTACCAGAAAGGTCCACTACGTTTGTTTATCTATAGGCAAATCCACACtaatgtttttgtgttctttttttcctctttagaTACACAAATATGTTGtcaaaaccaaacctaaaTGCATGCATTTCTGTAAGCAAAGGCATTGCGATTAGAAAGAAAAGTTTGTGTGCAGTGAGAGCTGTAAATTGCGTATAACCACAATCAGATTACCTCTGTAATTTacttaattagtaattaataagtaattaataatttaacaatTAGAGGAGAGGCAATCGCCAAACCAACCAACCGTACGATTGAATTTGACGAAAACGACGTCGCGTCcgccattttcttcttccttgaagCAATA
This sequence is a window from Arabidopsis thaliana chromosome 1 sequence. Protein-coding genes within it:
- the WRKY71 gene encoding WRKY DNA-binding protein 71 (WRKY DNA-binding protein 71 (WRKY71); FUNCTIONS IN: sequence-specific DNA binding transcription factor activity; INVOLVED IN: regulation of transcription, DNA-dependent, regulation of transcription; EXPRESSED IN: stem; CONTAINS InterPro DOMAIN/s: DNA-binding WRKY (InterPro:IPR003657), Transcription factor, WRKY group IIc (InterPro:IPR017396); BEST Arabidopsis thaliana protein match is: WRKY DNA-binding protein 28 (TAIR:AT4G18170.1); Has 3523 Blast hits to 3068 proteins in 192 species: Archae - 0; Bacteria - 0; Metazoa - 0; Fungi - 0; Plants - 3507; Viruses - 0; Other Eukaryotes - 16 (source: NCBI BLink).), which translates into the protein MDDHVEHNYNTSLEEVHFKSLSDCLQSSLVMDYNSLEKVFKFSPYSSPFQSVSPSVNNPYLNLTSNSPVVSSSSNEGEPKENTNDKSDQMEDNEGDLHGVGESSKQLTKQGKKKGEKKEREVRVAFMTKSEIDHLEDGYRWRKYGQKAVKNSPYPRSYYRCTTQKCNVKKRVERSFQDPSIVITTYEGKHNHPIPSTLRGTVAAEHLLVHRGGGGSLLHSFPRHHQDFLMMKHSPANYQSVGSLSYEHGHGTSSYNFNNNQPVVDYGLLQDIVPSMFSKNES
- a CDS encoding tRNA synthetase class II (G, H, P and S) family protein (tRNA synthetase class II (G, H, P and S) family protein; FUNCTIONS IN: glycine-tRNA ligase activity, nucleotide binding, aminoacyl-tRNA ligase activity, ATP binding; INVOLVED IN: translation, tRNA aminoacylation for protein translation, glycyl-tRNA aminoacylation; LOCATED IN: cytoplasm; CONTAINS InterPro DOMAIN/s: Aminoacyl-tRNA synthetase, class II (G/ H/ P/ S), conserved domain (InterPro:IPR002314), Glycyl-tRNA synthetase, alpha2 dimer (InterPro:IPR002315), Glycyl-tRNA synthetase, alpha2 dimer, C-terminal (InterPro:IPR018160), Aminoacyl-tRNA synthetase, class II, conserved domain (InterPro:IPR006195); BEST Arabidopsis thaliana protein match is: glycyl-tRNA synthetase / glycine--tRNA ligase (TAIR:AT1G29880.1); Has 3697 Blast hits to 3682 proteins in 1158 species: Archae - 221; Bacteria - 1642; Metazoa - 211; Fungi - 175; Plants - 66; Viruses - 0; Other Eukaryotes - 1382 (source: NCBI BLink).) encodes the protein MDAPEQSFLREKSLAVEDQELAVGTLEDSHAAKPETNAAIELPNKSKPEKSAVEKDREDFREAVVKTLDRLLFVHKSFDIYHGVAGLYDFGPHGRTVELNILSLWRKCFVDEEDMMEVACTALTPEAVFNASGHVKKFTDLMVKDEVDGAFHRADHLVKSYCENRKKDPTISAENAAELDKVIAHVEDLSAEELGGVWNHCSTAPVTKNPLSHPPRPFNLMFQTSFGASGSLIGYLRPETAQGSFCNFKDYYNLNGRKLPFAVAQVGRVFRNEISPRQGLLRTREFTLAEIEHFVHPEHKSHSKFSDVAKLELLMFPREEQEKPGQFAKRLCLGEAVAKGHVNSETLGFFIGRVYLFLIRLGIDKERLRFRHHLANEMAHYATDCWDAEIECSYGWIECVGIADRSDYDLRAHSEKSGHALVAQEKLAEPIEVEKLAITPEMKELGPAFKGNQKNVVEALEVD